A window of the Polaribacter sp. HaHaR_3_91 genome harbors these coding sequences:
- a CDS encoding aspartate/glutamate racemase family protein, protein MNTQAVIKEPVEEVVTSKAETNKLPHQNMKKLGLIGGTSWHSTVEYYAAINQSVNAYYGNNTNPPLTVYTINQAEIHRFQKENKWDSIAVLLTEGAFSLRKGGAESVMFCANTPHKVFDIVQSQLDFPIIHIGDATAKAILKKDVKNVGFLGTIYTMEGDFITKRIADSGINVLVPEEKEVLIELQRIIEEELTYGVVKPASKSYVLNVIKGLEDRGAEGVVLGCTEFPLMIFDEDLEIPTFDTTEIHSMAAVDFILGN, encoded by the coding sequence ATGAATACGCAAGCTGTGATAAAGGAGCCAGTAGAGGAGGTTGTAACTAGTAAAGCCGAAACCAATAAATTACCTCACCAAAATATGAAAAAATTAGGGCTAATAGGAGGTACTTCTTGGCATTCAACCGTTGAATATTATGCTGCAATTAATCAATCTGTGAATGCTTATTATGGTAATAATACAAATCCGCCTTTAACGGTTTACACAATAAATCAGGCAGAAATTCATAGGTTTCAAAAAGAAAATAAATGGGATTCTATAGCTGTTTTATTAACAGAAGGAGCGTTTAGTTTACGTAAAGGAGGGGCCGAATCTGTAATGTTTTGTGCAAATACGCCTCATAAAGTATTTGATATTGTACAAAGTCAATTAGATTTTCCAATCATTCATATTGGTGATGCTACGGCAAAAGCAATTCTTAAAAAAGATGTTAAAAATGTTGGCTTTTTAGGTACAATTTATACAATGGAAGGTGATTTTATAACCAAAAGAATAGCTGATAGCGGAATAAATGTTTTAGTGCCGGAAGAAAAGGAAGTACTTATTGAGTTGCAAAGAATTATTGAAGAAGAACTTACGTATGGCGTGGTTAAGCCTGCATCTAAAAGTTATGTGCTTAATGTTATTAAAGGTTTGGAAGATAGAGGTGCAGAAGGAGTTGTTTTAGGTTGTACAGAATTTCCTTTAATGATTTTTGATGAAGATTTAGAAATTCCAACTTTTGATACAACAGAAATTCATTCTATGGCTGCTGTAGATTTTATTTTAGGTAATTAA
- a CDS encoding TonB-dependent receptor yields MKLKLSALLLLFCSFMSLTAQTTITGTISDETSLTLPGVNILVKGTDRGTNSDFDGKYSIKVSKGEILQFSFVGFVNQEVVVADQNVIDIVLKEDAQQLNEIVIIGYGSTTKKDLVSSVSSVKADVLENQPVARLDQALQGRATGVSVTSNSGDPGSGSTIRIRGNSSINGNNNPLYVIDGFIVGTDFNLNTLNVNDIKSVDVLKDATALSIYGTRGASGVILVTTKNGTEISKGKPRISLNHYYSVQQVANEVDLLNGEDYVNYINEAGQFNPNLNNGFGGTDPTLPLLFSEPGEIETTDWLDIAAQTGYVRNTDLSIMGNSENSNYYISVNHFDQEGILKGSGLERVTFRTNLDVRLSDKFKTGIRLNATHYKKENNKVNYSSIVSSVLPIRTVYDENGDYTGVNPISSSTERNPVADANLRVDHDLVTKLITNAYLEYELFENFKLKSTFGAEITHTKYNDYLPGALPDRQISNGGTGYANIATNYAKSILNENTFTYDLGLEDHSVKLLGGFTWQKDTNESTVSQSDGFPNDAVLFNNLALGDATLYYANSGYGQRTLASFLGRVDYGYKSKYLLTLVGRYDGSSVFEEGSKYAFFPSVGLAWNVSDEAFLEDVDVIDKLKVRGSYGIVGEQGVNSYNSIATYNNTINIFNDNVVNGVQLGSVPSEGLTWETTKQLDLGFEVSFLKDRISFEADYYLKTTEDLLLAKALSAQAGGGTQLQNVGSVENKGFEFSLNTINVEKKDFSWNSTLTISTNKSKVLELDGRDYLDLQSTGNQGGTSARLIVGESMPVFIGLKYLGTYKNEDEIIADGRKGMSFIGGPRFENLDDNPTWNDEDAVIIGSPEPDFYGGFRNTFTYKGLSLDVFFQGQYGNDIFNIRTQASYYGRGEQNLDSRVLNRWQEGVNETSDIPRAGASTSLFNPNSTVNIEDGSFLRLKTATLNYNLPLDKIGLENTLSAFNVYVTGTNLFLLSKFKLGDPETSNFSASSGLGSVSQGFASGTYPYAKSVTLGLKMEF; encoded by the coding sequence ATGAAATTAAAACTAAGTGCTTTGTTGTTGCTGTTTTGTAGTTTTATGTCTTTAACGGCTCAAACAACAATTACAGGGACAATATCAGACGAGACAAGTTTAACTCTTCCGGGAGTTAATATTTTGGTAAAAGGGACAGATAGAGGTACAAATTCTGATTTTGATGGAAAGTATTCTATTAAAGTTTCTAAAGGTGAAATTTTACAATTCTCATTTGTAGGTTTTGTAAATCAAGAAGTTGTGGTTGCGGATCAAAACGTAATAGATATTGTCTTAAAAGAAGATGCTCAACAATTAAATGAAATAGTAATAATAGGATATGGTTCTACTACAAAGAAAGATCTGGTTTCTTCTGTTTCTTCTGTAAAAGCAGATGTATTAGAAAATCAACCAGTTGCAAGATTAGACCAAGCATTACAAGGTAGAGCAACAGGAGTTTCTGTAACCTCTAATAGTGGAGACCCAGGTTCTGGTTCTACAATTAGAATTAGAGGTAATAGTTCTATTAATGGAAATAATAACCCATTATATGTTATAGACGGATTTATTGTAGGTACAGATTTTAACTTAAATACTTTAAATGTAAATGATATTAAATCTGTAGATGTTTTAAAAGATGCTACTGCATTGTCTATTTATGGAACAAGAGGTGCTTCTGGAGTTATTTTAGTAACGACTAAAAATGGTACAGAAATTTCAAAAGGAAAACCAAGAATTAGTCTGAATCATTATTATAGTGTGCAGCAAGTAGCAAATGAGGTCGATCTTTTAAACGGAGAAGATTATGTAAATTATATTAATGAGGCAGGGCAATTTAACCCGAACTTAAATAATGGTTTTGGAGGGACCGATCCTACTTTGCCTTTGTTGTTTAGTGAGCCTGGTGAAATTGAAACTACAGATTGGTTAGATATTGCAGCTCAAACAGGTTATGTTAGAAATACAGATTTATCTATAATGGGGAATTCAGAAAATTCTAATTATTATATTTCTGTTAATCATTTTGATCAAGAAGGAATTTTAAAAGGTTCTGGATTAGAGAGAGTTACTTTTAGAACGAATTTAGATGTAAGGCTTTCAGATAAATTTAAAACAGGTATCCGTTTAAATGCAACACATTATAAAAAAGAAAATAATAAAGTCAATTATTCAAGTATTGTCTCTTCAGTTTTACCTATTAGAACTGTCTATGATGAAAATGGAGATTATACAGGTGTAAACCCAATAAGTTCTTCAACGGAAAGAAACCCGGTAGCAGATGCTAATTTAAGAGTGGATCATGATTTAGTTACCAAGCTTATTACAAATGCTTATCTTGAGTATGAGTTGTTTGAAAACTTTAAATTAAAGTCTACTTTTGGTGCAGAAATAACACATACAAAATACAACGATTATCTTCCGGGAGCTTTACCTGATAGACAGATTTCTAATGGTGGAACGGGATATGCTAATATAGCTACAAATTATGCAAAAAGTATTTTAAATGAAAATACGTTTACCTATGATTTAGGTTTAGAAGATCATTCTGTTAAGTTGTTAGGTGGGTTTACATGGCAAAAGGATACGAATGAAAGCACTGTTTCTCAGTCAGATGGTTTCCCTAATGATGCTGTTTTGTTTAATAATTTAGCTTTAGGTGATGCAACGCTTTATTATGCAAATTCTGGATATGGTCAAAGAACATTAGCTTCTTTTTTAGGTAGGGTAGATTATGGTTACAAAAGTAAATATCTTTTAACTTTAGTTGGTAGATACGATGGCTCTTCTGTTTTTGAAGAAGGTAGCAAATATGCCTTTTTTCCTTCTGTGGGGCTTGCTTGGAATGTAAGTGATGAGGCTTTTTTAGAAGATGTAGATGTAATTGATAAATTAAAAGTTAGAGGTAGTTATGGTATTGTTGGTGAACAAGGAGTAAATTCTTATAATTCTATTGCAACGTATAATAACACTATTAATATTTTTAACGACAATGTTGTAAATGGTGTTCAGTTGGGATCTGTACCAAGTGAAGGATTAACATGGGAAACGACAAAACAGTTAGATCTTGGTTTTGAAGTTAGTTTTTTAAAGGATAGAATTTCTTTTGAAGCAGATTACTATTTAAAAACTACCGAAGATTTACTTTTAGCAAAAGCTTTATCTGCACAAGCAGGAGGTGGTACTCAGTTGCAAAATGTAGGTTCTGTAGAGAATAAAGGTTTTGAATTTTCATTAAACACCATTAATGTGGAGAAAAAGGATTTTTCTTGGAATTCAACATTAACAATATCTACAAACAAAAGTAAAGTTTTAGAGTTAGATGGTAGAGATTATTTAGATTTACAATCTACAGGTAACCAGGGTGGTACTTCTGCAAGACTTATTGTTGGAGAGTCTATGCCAGTTTTTATTGGACTTAAATACTTAGGAACTTATAAAAATGAAGATGAGATAATTGCAGATGGTAGAAAAGGAATGTCTTTTATCGGTGGTCCTAGGTTTGAAAATTTAGATGATAACCCTACCTGGAATGATGAAGATGCTGTTATAATTGGTAGTCCAGAACCAGATTTTTATGGAGGTTTTAGAAATACATTTACCTACAAAGGTCTTTCTTTAGATGTCTTTTTTCAAGGTCAATATGGTAATGATATCTTCAATATAAGAACACAGGCATCTTATTACGGAAGAGGAGAGCAAAATTTAGATTCTAGAGTGTTAAATCGTTGGCAAGAAGGGGTAAATGAAACTTCAGATATACCTAGAGCGGGTGCTTCTACAAGTTTATTCAATCCTAATAGTACTGTTAATATAGAGGATGGTTCATTCTTAAGATTAAAAACAGCTACTTTAAATTATAATCTTCCATTAGATAAAATAGGATTAGAAAATACATTAAGCGCTTTTAATGTATATGTAACTGGTACTAACTTGTTTTTATTATCTAAATTTAAATTAGGAGATCCAGAAACAAGTAATTTTAGTGCTAGTAGTGGGTTAGGTTCAGTATCTCAGGGTTTTGCTTCTGGTACTTACCCTTATGCTAAATCTGTTACATTAGGATTAAAAATGGAATTTTAA
- a CDS encoding RagB/SusD family nutrient uptake outer membrane protein, with the protein MKNILKNKVVLVLLGLFALISCDDFLQEDLRDAITPGNFFNNDKEAELAVNGIYRIYHNNNLYAQRGLDDYYTHGADVVGPNRNVNGSIHNYLIAEGVADGNGVWSQLYEVVNGTTEFLANIDGNEKLTEANRNQAVGELLFLRALAFYHLTNLWGDVPYFREMLNPIEAGELGRYDKDLIRTDMKADLERAVSLLPSTYSGSDLGRATKWAAYALKAKFHLFDKEWLLAKNACDEIINNSPHTLLSNYADVFNQSDPANSINNEHIFIIDFKSDEVSTTRTDDYNPRIRDEPSNRNDDAFDEFGAPVLKTNGTQMKRWEYFQSVMLEQEEDMQGYGWSVPLPELADKNNWQDGDLRYDATVVTEYLGFELAFPYFRKNWNLDQVNSLRGNHHENYIVFRLADIYLMAAEAENELNGPGTAYSYVNEVRKRAFEPDQPWSGMSQTSFREAMYDERKFELSAEGHRKMDLIRWGILLDVVKSTEHRSWNNPAANIQSYHVLLPIPQAQIILNANLLTSDPSNNGYR; encoded by the coding sequence ATGAAAAATATATTAAAAAATAAAGTTGTTCTAGTCTTACTAGGTTTATTTGCTTTAATTTCTTGTGATGATTTTCTACAAGAAGATTTAAGAGATGCAATTACTCCTGGAAATTTTTTCAATAATGACAAAGAGGCAGAATTAGCTGTAAACGGAATTTATAGAATATACCATAATAATAACCTATATGCACAAAGAGGTTTAGATGATTATTACACGCATGGTGCAGATGTTGTTGGTCCTAATAGAAATGTAAATGGATCTATACACAATTATTTAATTGCAGAAGGTGTAGCAGACGGAAACGGTGTATGGTCTCAATTGTATGAAGTTGTAAACGGAACAACAGAGTTTTTAGCAAATATTGACGGTAATGAAAAACTTACGGAAGCTAATAGAAATCAGGCGGTTGGAGAGTTACTGTTTTTAAGAGCTTTGGCTTTTTATCATTTAACAAATTTATGGGGAGATGTTCCTTATTTTAGAGAAATGTTAAACCCAATTGAGGCTGGAGAATTAGGGCGTTATGATAAAGACCTAATTAGAACAGATATGAAAGCAGATTTAGAAAGAGCGGTAAGTTTATTGCCATCTACATATTCTGGTTCAGATTTAGGAAGAGCAACAAAGTGGGCGGCTTATGCTTTAAAAGCAAAATTTCATTTATTTGATAAAGAGTGGTTATTGGCAAAAAATGCTTGTGATGAGATTATAAACAATTCTCCACATACTTTATTATCTAATTATGCAGATGTTTTTAATCAATCAGATCCTGCTAATTCAATAAATAACGAACACATTTTTATCATCGATTTTAAATCAGATGAGGTTTCAACTACAAGAACCGATGACTATAATCCTCGAATAAGAGATGAGCCTTCAAATAGAAATGATGATGCTTTTGATGAATTTGGAGCACCTGTTTTAAAAACGAATGGTACACAAATGAAAAGATGGGAATACTTTCAAAGTGTAATGTTAGAGCAAGAGGAAGATATGCAGGGTTATGGATGGTCTGTCCCTTTACCAGAATTAGCAGATAAAAATAACTGGCAAGATGGAGATTTGCGTTATGATGCAACTGTAGTAACCGAGTATTTAGGATTTGAACTAGCGTTTCCATATTTCAGAAAAAATTGGAACTTAGATCAAGTGAACTCTTTAAGAGGGAACCATCATGAAAATTATATTGTTTTTCGTTTAGCAGATATTTATTTAATGGCTGCTGAGGCAGAAAATGAATTAAATGGTCCAGGAACTGCGTATTCTTATGTAAATGAAGTTCGTAAAAGAGCTTTTGAACCAGATCAGCCTTGGAGTGGAATGTCTCAAACATCTTTTAGAGAAGCAATGTATGATGAAAGAAAGTTTGAACTTTCTGCAGAAGGACATAGAAAAATGGATTTAATTAGATGGGGAATTTTATTAGATGTGGTTAAAAGTACAGAACATAGAAGTTGGAATAATCCGGCAGCTAATATTCAGTCATATCATGTGTTACTTCCAATACCACAAGCACAAATAATATTGAATGCAAATTTATTAACATCAGATCCTTCTAATAACGGTTATCGTTAG
- a CDS encoding PQQ-dependent sugar dehydrogenase: MKQSIYFFFVYFSFIVFGFSQSKEYELIVPNLTNPWGFTFLPDNAMLITEKEGKLIHFKDGVKTEVKGVPEIYLRGQGGFLDIELHPNYQNNNWIYFTYASSEGKGSGGNTSLMRAKLKNNQLIDKQVLYKASPNSSRGQHFGSRITFDEENHVYFSVGDRGNRDEYPQDITKDGGKIYRLNDDGTIPKDNPFVSVNNAKKAIYSYGHRNPQGMEVNPETKEIWSHEHGPKGGDEINIIKIGKNYGWPKVSYGVNYSGTKFTDNTSLPNMENPIYYWTPSIAPSGMAFINSKKYGKWNGNLLIGSLKFQYLTRCILKGNKVFKEVKMLKDIGRVRSIEQGLDGFIYVGVENLGIIKLLPE; the protein is encoded by the coding sequence ATGAAGCAATCTATTTATTTCTTTTTCGTCTATTTTAGTTTTATTGTATTTGGGTTTTCTCAAAGTAAAGAGTATGAGTTAATTGTGCCTAATTTAACAAATCCGTGGGGTTTTACTTTTTTACCGGATAACGCTATGTTAATTACAGAGAAAGAAGGAAAGCTAATTCATTTTAAAGATGGAGTAAAAACAGAAGTAAAAGGTGTTCCAGAAATTTACCTGAGAGGTCAGGGTGGATTTTTAGATATTGAGTTGCATCCTAATTATCAAAATAATAATTGGATTTATTTTACCTACGCATCATCCGAAGGAAAAGGAAGTGGAGGAAATACCAGTTTAATGAGAGCAAAATTAAAAAACAATCAATTAATAGATAAACAGGTCTTATACAAAGCAAGTCCTAATTCTTCTAGAGGACAGCATTTTGGTTCTAGAATAACTTTTGATGAAGAAAACCATGTTTATTTTAGTGTAGGAGATAGAGGAAATAGAGATGAATATCCGCAAGATATTACAAAAGATGGCGGAAAAATATATCGGTTAAATGATGATGGTACTATCCCTAAAGACAATCCTTTTGTAAGTGTTAATAATGCAAAAAAAGCAATTTATAGTTATGGACATAGAAATCCACAAGGGATGGAAGTGAATCCAGAAACAAAAGAAATTTGGTCTCACGAACATGGTCCGAAAGGAGGAGATGAAATAAATATTATTAAAATTGGTAAGAATTACGGTTGGCCTAAAGTGAGTTATGGTGTTAATTATAGTGGTACTAAATTTACAGATAATACTTCTTTGCCGAATATGGAAAACCCCATTTATTATTGGACACCCTCTATTGCACCAAGTGGTATGGCTTTTATCAACAGTAAAAAATATGGTAAATGGAACGGTAATTTATTAATTGGTTCTTTAAAGTTTCAATATTTAACAAGATGTATTTTAAAAGGAAATAAAGTTTTTAAAGAAGTAAAAATGCTTAAAGATATCGGGAGAGTCCGTTCTATAGAACAAGGTTTAGATGGTTTTATATATGTTGGTGTAGAAAATTTAGGGATTATTAAATTACTCCCAGAATAA
- the trxB gene encoding thioredoxin-disulfide reductase has product MSDTIEKIKCLIIGSGPAGYTAAIYAARADMKPVMYTGMQMGGQLTTTTEVDNFPGYPEGTDGTAMMTDLQKQAERFGTEVRFGLVTSVELSDKVGGIHKVIVDESKHIEAETIIISTGATAKYLGIESEQRLIGGGVSACATCDGFFYKGQDVVVVGAGDTAAEEATYLSNICSKVTILVRKDFMRASKAMQHRVNKTKNIEVLYNTEIDEVLGSNVVEGVRAINNQTKETTDIAVTGVFIAIGHKPNSDLFKGVLDMDETGYLITKGKSTKTNLPGVFAAGDIQDKEYRQAVTAAGTGCMAALDAERYLGALE; this is encoded by the coding sequence ATGTCAGATACAATAGAAAAAATAAAATGTTTAATTATTGGTTCTGGTCCTGCCGGTTATACCGCAGCAATATATGCAGCTAGAGCAGACATGAAACCTGTAATGTATACAGGAATGCAAATGGGAGGGCAATTAACAACTACAACCGAGGTTGATAATTTTCCGGGATATCCAGAAGGTACAGATGGTACTGCAATGATGACAGATTTACAAAAACAAGCAGAACGTTTTGGTACAGAAGTTCGTTTTGGTTTGGTAACAAGTGTAGAATTAAGTGACAAAGTTGGCGGAATTCATAAAGTTATTGTGGATGAGTCTAAACATATTGAAGCAGAAACCATAATTATTTCTACAGGAGCTACTGCAAAATATTTAGGGATAGAGAGTGAGCAGCGTTTAATTGGTGGTGGAGTTTCGGCTTGTGCTACATGTGATGGTTTTTTCTATAAAGGACAAGATGTAGTTGTTGTTGGTGCAGGAGATACTGCAGCAGAAGAAGCTACATACTTATCTAATATTTGTAGTAAGGTTACTATTTTAGTTCGTAAAGATTTTATGAGAGCTTCTAAAGCGATGCAACATAGAGTTAATAAAACTAAAAATATTGAAGTTTTATACAACACAGAAATAGATGAGGTTTTAGGCTCTAATGTAGTAGAAGGTGTAAGAGCAATTAACAATCAAACAAAGGAAACTACGGATATTGCAGTTACTGGAGTTTTTATTGCAATTGGTCATAAACCTAATTCAGATTTGTTTAAAGGTGTTTTAGATATGGATGAAACTGGGTATTTAATTACCAAAGGGAAATCTACAAAAACAAATTTACCAGGAGTCTTTGCAGCTGGAGATATTCAAGATAAAGAATACAGACAAGCAGTAACTGCCGCAGGTACAGGTTGTATGGCAGCTTTAGATGCAGAGCGTTATTTAGGTGCCTTAGAATAG
- a CDS encoding KTSC domain-containing protein, with translation MKRIKEYKKLFKVEGPIDLKDLKKAYRGLVKEWHPDKFTDDAKKEEADLMSTQIIDGYHFLVSIAPETKAANLDAYKTTITEFQVADWHHKSMLLEVTFTDGNKYEYFGVSKILFGKFVNAKSMNNFGKRNIFNSFTYRKSMKASVTV, from the coding sequence ATGAAACGTATTAAAGAATATAAAAAACTTTTTAAAGTAGAAGGTCCTATAGATTTAAAAGATTTAAAGAAAGCTTATAGAGGTTTAGTTAAGGAATGGCATCCAGATAAATTTACTGATGACGCTAAAAAGGAGGAAGCAGATCTTATGAGTACTCAAATTATAGATGGGTATCATTTCTTAGTAAGTATAGCTCCAGAAACTAAAGCAGCTAATTTAGATGCTTATAAAACAACTATTACAGAGTTTCAAGTTGCAGACTGGCATCACAAAAGTATGTTATTAGAAGTAACTTTTACAGATGGTAATAAATACGAATACTTTGGTGTTAGTAAAATACTTTTTGGAAAATTTGTAAATGCGAAATCAATGAACAACTTTGGTAAAAGAAATATTTTTAACTCTTTTACTTACAGAAAATCTATGAAAGCTTCTGTAACTGTTTAA
- a CDS encoding RNA polymerase sigma factor, with protein MKTSISYFETKTEFRLFVTKSFSSLVKLKKEEKQIDFNQLVLKILPEIRKYVNQRLNTAIKKGHFSKKKYKADDIIDQLFITIYDTIDEVENEGDFYLWLYKKTNDLLEDVIVEEEFNELFFKNIDDYSKPDWDEMQEEFSIDGEGDLLLLEEIDDVTYSDNEYSLDHVFVEDDEKDLVDKLDTQLGEDKVNAHIELVLHNMPVAMRIVFYLFTNQKLKIEEIAEIQKKSIPEIEKLLSDAKKAIQRSLFNRYSVSD; from the coding sequence ATGAAAACGAGCATTTCTTATTTCGAAACCAAAACCGAATTTCGTCTGTTTGTAACGAAGTCATTTTCAAGTTTAGTAAAATTAAAAAAGGAAGAAAAACAAATCGATTTTAATCAATTGGTTTTAAAAATTTTACCTGAAATTAGAAAGTATGTAAATCAAAGATTAAATACAGCGATAAAAAAAGGTCACTTTTCTAAAAAAAAATATAAAGCAGATGATATTATAGATCAACTTTTTATTACTATTTATGATACTATTGATGAAGTAGAAAATGAAGGTGATTTCTATTTATGGTTGTATAAAAAAACGAATGATTTATTAGAAGACGTTATTGTTGAAGAAGAGTTTAATGAATTGTTTTTCAAAAACATTGATGATTATTCTAAACCAGATTGGGATGAAATGCAAGAAGAATTTAGCATAGACGGAGAGGGAGATTTATTACTGTTAGAAGAAATAGATGATGTTACTTATTCAGATAACGAATATAGCTTAGATCATGTATTTGTAGAAGATGATGAGAAAGATTTGGTAGATAAATTAGATACACAATTAGGGGAAGATAAGGTGAATGCACATATAGAATTAGTACTGCACAATATGCCTGTTGCGATGCGTATTGTTTTCTATTTATTTACAAATCAAAAATTAAAAATAGAGGAAATTGCAGAAATACAGAAAAAGTCAATTCCAGAAATAGAAAAACTTCTAAGTGATGCTAAAAAAGCAATACAAAGAAGTTTGTTTAATAGATATTCTGTATCTGATTAA
- a CDS encoding 5'-nucleotidase, lipoprotein e(P4) family has translation MKNKIFFSLFAAFIFLGCKTQITTIKQQTINNTPIKEHTIQSLLWVQNAAEYKALTYQAYNLAQLRLDQILANNDSEKPIAIVTDIDETLLDNSPYSGKQIELDENYTSDRWAEWVAQKKANAIPGALAFFKYAKSKNVAVFYISNRSAAQTKETIENLQLKDFPFADETHVLLKTNSSEKGTRRSHVNKTHEIVLLLGDNLSDFSSIFENSTTDKRNKNTDSLHTSFGNKYIVLPNPMYGDWETKGIYEGNYNWTDSQKDSIRHKKITSY, from the coding sequence ATGAAAAATAAAATATTTTTTTCTCTTTTTGCTGCATTCATCTTTTTAGGATGTAAAACTCAGATTACCACAATTAAACAACAAACTATAAATAATACTCCTATTAAAGAGCATACCATACAATCTTTATTATGGGTTCAAAATGCTGCAGAATACAAAGCGTTAACTTACCAAGCATATAATTTAGCACAACTTAGATTAGATCAAATTCTTGCCAATAATGATTCTGAAAAGCCAATAGCTATTGTAACAGATATAGACGAAACTCTTTTAGACAACAGTCCGTATTCTGGTAAACAAATTGAGTTAGATGAAAACTACACATCAGATAGATGGGCAGAATGGGTAGCACAGAAAAAAGCAAATGCAATACCAGGAGCACTCGCTTTTTTTAAGTATGCAAAAAGTAAAAATGTAGCTGTATTTTATATTTCTAATAGATCTGCAGCACAGACAAAAGAAACCATCGAAAACCTACAATTAAAGGATTTTCCTTTTGCTGATGAAACTCACGTACTTTTAAAAACCAATAGTAGCGAAAAAGGAACAAGAAGAAGTCACGTAAACAAAACCCATGAAATTGTATTATTATTAGGTGATAATTTGTCTGACTTTTCATCAATATTCGAAAATAGCACTACTGATAAGAGGAATAAAAACACTGATAGTTTACATACTTCTTTTGGGAATAAATATATTGTTTTACCAAACCCAATGTATGGAGATTGGGAAACAAAAGGTATTTATGAAGGAAACTATAATTGGACCGATTCTCAAAAAGACTCTATTCGTCATAAAAAAATCACTTCTTATTAA